Proteins from one Pseudomonas bijieensis genomic window:
- a CDS encoding Lrp/AsnC family transcriptional regulator has product MKLDAFDRKILAALQRDGRLSNVQLAEEIGLSPSPCLRRVRMLEEAGVIRGYQAILDRDEVGLGLTIFVGVKVERHNDEQAEAFRQAVTALPEVISAFLVSGESDFLLQVVVPDLRAYDRFLTGRLLKLPGVSDIRSNFAIHTVKTPGALPLGHLPGTEQ; this is encoded by the coding sequence ATGAAACTGGATGCCTTCGATCGCAAAATCCTCGCCGCGCTGCAACGCGACGGCCGCCTGAGCAACGTGCAACTGGCCGAAGAAATCGGCCTGTCCCCGTCACCCTGCCTGCGCCGGGTGCGGATGCTCGAAGAGGCCGGTGTCATTCGCGGTTATCAAGCCATCCTGGACCGTGATGAAGTGGGGCTCGGACTGACGATCTTTGTCGGCGTGAAGGTTGAACGGCACAACGACGAACAAGCCGAAGCGTTTCGCCAGGCGGTTACGGCATTGCCGGAGGTAATCTCGGCTTTTCTGGTGTCGGGTGAATCGGATTTTCTGTTGCAAGTGGTGGTGCCGGACCTGCGGGCCTACGACCGATTCCTCACCGGGCGGCTGCTGAAACTGCCGGGAGTGAGCGATATCCGCAGCAACTTTGCGATCCATACGGTGAAGACGCCGGGGGCGTTGCCGTTGGGGCATTTACCGGGCACTGAGCAATGA
- a CDS encoding type II toxin-antitoxin system HicA family toxin, with protein sequence MNNKQHSTLRAIFSRPTPSTLEWARIESLLGAAGAKTIEGSGSRVRFELNGVVATFHRPHPDKEAKPYQVRDARAFLEQAGVTP encoded by the coding sequence ATGAACAATAAGCAGCACAGCACGCTCAGAGCCATATTTTCCAGGCCGACGCCTTCAACGCTGGAGTGGGCTCGTATTGAGTCACTGCTTGGCGCAGCGGGTGCCAAGACCATTGAAGGCAGTGGATCGCGTGTACGTTTTGAATTGAATGGCGTGGTGGCAACGTTCCACCGGCCCCACCCAGACAAAGAAGCAAAGCCCTACCAGGTACGTGATGCTCGGGCTTTCCTTGAACAAGCAGGAGTCACCCCGTGA
- a CDS encoding type II toxin-antitoxin system HicB family antitoxin — MNVMNYQGYAARIDYSDEDGLFVGHIAGIKDVVGFHGESVSELRAAFEEAVTDYLETCAKLGRAPQKPYSGNLSLRLAPALHATVAVKAQLAHKSINQWVADVLDREVHA, encoded by the coding sequence GTGAACGTTATGAATTATCAGGGCTACGCCGCCCGAATCGACTACAGCGATGAAGACGGTCTGTTTGTGGGTCACATCGCTGGTATTAAGGATGTCGTCGGGTTTCACGGCGAATCTGTCAGCGAGCTTCGAGCCGCGTTTGAAGAGGCGGTTACTGATTATCTGGAGACCTGTGCCAAGCTGGGGCGAGCACCGCAGAAGCCCTATTCTGGCAATCTCAGCTTACGCCTAGCCCCCGCGCTCCATGCAACAGTTGCCGTGAAAGCTCAGCTCGCCCACAAGAGCATCAACCAGTGGGTGGCCGATGTTCTTGATCGTGAAGTGCACGCTTGA
- a CDS encoding beta strand repeat-containing protein: MAVINGTAGADALIGTAGDDEINALGGNDVIQGTAGADKIDGGAGLDTVDYSASTEGISIDLRQGTGLVGRGGDAEGDTLIGIETVIGSAFNDVLSSGPYTVIPTVQLEGGAGDDIYNINLGLTPYIIEQAGGGNDEVRVSVINANGTVLAANVERLTYVGTGAFTGYGNDSDNTITGGSGNDTLFGGAGADQFIGGAGSDIAGYTDSKEAVTINLKTGVHSGIAVGDTYTGIEAIRGSNFNDTFVGDGSGMDFDGGAGIDTVDYSGSTAGVNVDIRTGAGIAGTGGDAEGTILTNIETVIGSAFNDVLSSGPYTVVPTVRLEGGAGDDIYNINLGLTPYIIEQAGGGNDEVRVSVINANGTVLAANVERLTYVGTGAFTGYGNDSDNIITGGSGNDTLFGGAGADQFIGGAGSDIAGYTDSKEAVTINLKTGVHSGIAVGDTYTGIEAIRGSNFNDTFVGDGSGMDFDGGAGIDTVDYSGSTAGVNVDIRTGAGIAGTGGDAEGTILTNIETVIGSAFNDVLSSGPYTVIPTVRLEGGAGDDIYNINLGLTPYIIEQAGGGNDEVRVSVINANGTVLAANVERLTYVGTGAFTGYGNDSDNVITGGSGNDTLFGGAGADQFIGGAGYDIAGYTDSKQAVSINLKTGVHSGIAAGDTYTGIEAIMGSNFNDTFVGDGSGIDFNGGAGVDTVDYSGSTAGVTVHVRSGTGAAGTGGDAEGTILADVETVIGSAFNDVLSAGPYSTAVGIRLEGGAGDDIYNINMGQTPAIIEQADGGNDEVRVSVINASGTVLAANVERLTYVGTGAFTGYGNDSDNIITGGSGNDTLYGGAGADQFIGGAGYDIAGYTDSKQAVSINLKTGVHSGIAAGDTYTGIEAIMGSNFNDTFVGDGSGIDFNGGAGVDTVDYSGSTAGVTVHVRSGTGAAGTGGDAEGTILADVETVIGSAFNDVLSAGPYSAAVGIRLEGGAGDDIYNINMGQTPAIIEQADGGNDEVRVSVINASGTVLAANVERLTYVGTGAFIGYGNDSDNIITGGSGNDTLYGGAGADQFIGGAGYDVAGYTDSKEAVTINLRTGVHTGIAAGDTYTGIEAIRGSNFNDIFYGGSSSMLQDGAGGQDLVTYEQSDGAVTIDLTNGTDIGAAAGHTYANIEMFQGSNFNDTLSGSGLNDIFIGGAGADVIDGRAGLDSAFYITSATGISINLQTQINQGGDAEGDVLLNIEHVLGSHFNDVLVGDTGVNYLEGGLGNDVIDGGDGNDFLYGGLTSWTGPFKVDDSANGPQADILYGGSGNDTIVTAASDEGTQAYGEAGSDTITVAHGMADGGEGNDLLTGTGLGFSLSGGQGDDRLVLQAGGFANGGEGGDTYTINTPTLVTIQDDGISSGDKLVLSYISSSELLADRIGDDLYLHRSSFAPGQTPEEGVRLKDWYAGYDTIEQIQTADMQLITLSGVNQFANDLFS; the protein is encoded by the coding sequence ATGGCAGTTATTAATGGAACAGCTGGCGCAGATGCACTAATTGGCACCGCTGGGGATGATGAGATCAACGCTCTGGGCGGCAACGACGTAATCCAGGGCACTGCTGGCGCAGACAAAATTGATGGCGGTGCTGGTTTAGACACTGTTGACTATTCGGCATCTACTGAAGGCATCAGTATAGATTTGCGCCAGGGCACTGGACTTGTTGGACGGGGTGGCGACGCAGAGGGGGATACGCTCATTGGTATCGAAACCGTCATAGGCTCTGCCTTCAACGACGTGCTCTCCTCTGGTCCATACACCGTAATCCCAACGGTACAGCTGGAAGGGGGTGCTGGCGACGACATCTACAACATCAATCTGGGGCTGACCCCGTACATCATCGAACAGGCCGGTGGCGGCAACGATGAAGTCCGCGTGTCGGTGATCAATGCCAACGGCACCGTGCTGGCGGCAAACGTCGAGCGTCTGACCTACGTCGGCACTGGCGCATTCACCGGCTACGGCAACGACAGCGACAACACCATTACCGGCGGTTCGGGTAACGACACCCTGTTCGGTGGCGCGGGCGCGGACCAGTTCATCGGCGGTGCCGGCTCTGACATAGCGGGTTATACCGACAGCAAAGAAGCCGTGACCATCAACCTCAAGACGGGTGTGCATTCTGGGATCGCGGTAGGTGATACCTACACCGGTATCGAGGCGATCAGAGGGTCGAATTTCAACGACACGTTCGTTGGCGATGGTAGCGGTATGGATTTCGACGGCGGTGCCGGGATCGACACGGTCGACTACTCGGGCTCGACTGCTGGGGTAAACGTCGATATCCGTACTGGGGCGGGAATCGCAGGAACGGGCGGAGATGCCGAAGGCACCATTTTAACGAATATCGAAACCGTCATAGGCTCTGCCTTCAACGACGTGCTCTCCTCTGGTCCGTACACCGTAGTCCCAACGGTACGGCTGGAAGGGGGTGCTGGCGACGACATCTACAACATCAATCTGGGGCTGACCCCGTACATCATCGAACAGGCCGGTGGCGGCAACGATGAAGTCCGCGTGTCGGTGATCAATGCCAACGGCACCGTGCTGGCGGCAAACGTCGAGCGTCTGACCTACGTCGGTACCGGCGCATTCACCGGTTACGGCAACGACAGCGACAACATCATTACCGGCGGTTCGGGTAACGACACCCTGTTCGGTGGCGCGGGCGCGGACCAGTTCATCGGCGGTGCCGGCTCTGACATAGCGGGTTATACCGACAGCAAAGAAGCCGTGACCATCAACCTCAAGACGGGTGTGCATTCCGGGATCGCGGTAGGTGATACCTACACCGGTATCGAGGCGATCAGAGGGTCGAATTTCAACGACACGTTCGTTGGCGATGGTAGCGGTATGGATTTCGACGGCGGTGCCGGGATCGACACGGTCGACTACTCGGGCTCGACTGCTGGGGTAAACGTCGATATCCGTACTGGGGCGGGAATCGCAGGAACGGGCGGAGATGCCGAAGGCACCATTTTAACGAATATCGAAACCGTCATAGGCTCTGCTTTTAATGACGTGCTTTCCTCTGGCCCGTACACCGTAATCCCAACGGTACGGCTGGAAGGGGGGGCTGGCGACGACATCTACAACATCAATCTGGGGCTGACCCCCTACATCATCGAACAGGCCGGTGGCGGCAACGATGAAGTCCGCGTGTCGGTGATCAATGCCAACGGCACGGTCCTGGCGGCCAACGTCGAGCGCCTGACCTACGTCGGCACTGGCGCATTCACCGGTTATGGCAACGACAGCGACAACGTCATTACCGGCGGTTCGGGTAACGACACACTGTTCGGTGGCGCGGGCGCGGATCAGTTCATTGGCGGTGCCGGCTATGACATAGCGGGTTATACCGACAGCAAACAAGCTGTGAGCATCAACCTCAAGACGGGTGTGCATTCCGGGATTGCGGCAGGAGATACCTACACCGGTATTGAGGCGATCATGGGATCGAATTTCAACGACACGTTCGTTGGCGATGGTAGCGGTATCGATTTCAACGGCGGTGCTGGGGTCGACACGGTCGACTATTCGGGATCGACTGCCGGGGTAACCGTCCATGTCCGTAGCGGGACGGGAGCCGCAGGAACGGGCGGAGATGCCGAAGGGACCATTTTGGCAGATGTCGAAACCGTCATAGGCTCTGCCTTCAACGACGTGCTCTCCGCGGGTCCGTACAGCACGGCCGTAGGGATACGGCTGGAAGGGGGGGCTGGCGACGACATCTACAACATCAACATGGGGCAGACTCCCGCCATCATTGAACAGGCCGATGGCGGCAACGATGAAGTCCGCGTGTCGGTGATCAATGCCAGCGGCACGGTCCTGGCGGCAAACGTCGAACGCCTGACCTACGTCGGCACTGGCGCATTCACCGGTTACGGCAACGACAGCGACAATATCATTACCGGCGGTTCAGGTAACGACACACTGTACGGTGGGGCGGGCGCGGATCAGTTCATCGGCGGTGCCGGCTATGACATAGCGGGTTATACCGACAGCAAACAAGCTGTCAGCATCAACCTCAAGACGGGTGTGCATTCCGGGATTGCGGCAGGAGATACCTACACCGGTATCGAGGCGATCATGGGATCGAATTTCAACGACACGTTCGTTGGCGATGGTAGCGGTATCGATTTCAACGGCGGTGCTGGGGTCGACACGGTCGACTATTCGGGATCGACTGCTGGGGTAACCGTCCATGTCCGTAGCGGGACGGGGGCCGCAGGAACGGGCGGAGATGCCGAAGGGACCATTTTGGCAGATGTCGAAACCGTCATAGGCTCTGCCTTCAACGACGTGCTCTCCGCGGGTCCGTACAGCGCGGCCGTAGGGATACGGCTGGAAGGGGGGGCTGGCGACGACATCTACAACATCAACATGGGGCAGACCCCCGCCATCATTGAACAGGCCGATGGCGGCAACGATGAAGTCCGCGTGTCGGTGATCAATGCCAGCGGCACGGTCCTGGCGGCAAACGTCGAACGCCTGACCTACGTCGGCACTGGCGCATTCATCGGCTACGGCAACGACAGCGACAATATCATTACCGGCGGTTCGGGTAACGACACCCTATACGGGGGGGCGGGAGCGGATCAGTTCATCGGCGGTGCCGGCTATGACGTAGCGGGTTATACCGACAGCAAAGAAGCTGTGACCATCAACCTCAGGACGGGCGTGCATACCGGGATTGCGGCAGGTGATACCTACACCGGTATCGAGGCGATCAGAGGATCGAATTTCAACGACATTTTCTATGGCGGTAGTTCGTCCATGCTGCAGGATGGCGCGGGTGGCCAGGATCTGGTCACTTATGAACAGTCTGACGGCGCGGTGACGATCGACCTGACCAACGGCACTGACATAGGGGCGGCTGCTGGTCATACCTACGCCAACATTGAAATGTTCCAAGGCAGCAATTTTAACGACACGCTATCGGGCTCTGGTCTGAACGACATCTTCATTGGTGGAGCCGGGGCAGATGTAATCGATGGCCGCGCAGGTCTAGACAGTGCTTTTTACATTACAAGTGCAACAGGAATCTCGATAAACCTGCAGACTCAAATCAATCAAGGTGGCGATGCCGAAGGTGATGTATTGCTCAACATCGAACACGTGTTGGGCAGTCACTTCAACGATGTCTTGGTTGGAGACACCGGTGTTAACTATCTGGAGGGCGGATTGGGCAACGACGTCATCGACGGCGGGGACGGCAATGATTTCCTCTATGGTGGGCTGACTTCGTGGACAGGACCTTTCAAAGTCGATGACTCGGCGAATGGGCCGCAGGCAGATATCTTGTACGGCGGCAGCGGTAACGACACCATCGTCACGGCTGCCAGCGACGAGGGTACTCAAGCCTACGGTGAGGCCGGAAGCGACACTATCACTGTGGCACATGGCATGGCCGATGGTGGGGAAGGCAACGACCTGTTGACCGGTACGGGCCTGGGCTTTTCGCTGTCAGGAGGCCAGGGGGATGACAGGCTGGTATTGCAGGCCGGTGGTTTTGCTAACGGTGGAGAGGGTGGCGATACCTACACCATCAATACCCCAACGCTAGTGACGATTCAGGACGACGGCATCAGCAGCGGCGATAAATTGGTTTTGTCATATATCAGCAGCTCTGAACTGTTGGCTGATCGCATCGGTGATGACCTCTATCTGCACCGATCAAGCTTCGCTCCAGGGCAGACACCGGAAGAAGGTGTGCGCCTCAAGGATTGGTATGCAGGTTACGACACCATCGAACAGATCCAGACAGCTGATATGCAGCTCATCACTCTGTCGGGCGTTAACCAGTTTGCCAATGATCTGTTTTCCTAA
- a CDS encoding DUF3077 domain-containing protein produces the protein MNENTELKTIGYTPFNYSADRALFRVNGGVPIQEALERASDLLHLAHRLAEDAAFEKSTDRYAWAAHFLLEMSKAVIDHVVKVITPRQEVEVRKKPRNNR, from the coding sequence ATGAACGAAAACACTGAGCTAAAAACCATCGGCTACACCCCCTTCAACTATTCCGCTGATCGAGCGCTGTTCCGTGTCAACGGCGGCGTACCCATCCAAGAGGCATTGGAACGGGCGTCGGACCTTTTGCATCTCGCTCATCGGTTGGCCGAAGACGCGGCGTTTGAAAAGAGCACCGATCGCTACGCCTGGGCTGCGCATTTTTTGTTGGAAATGAGCAAGGCGGTGATTGATCACGTTGTGAAAGTCATTACGCCTAGACAGGAAGTTGAAGTTAGAAAAAAGCCGAGAAACAATAGATAG
- a CDS encoding alpha/beta fold hydrolase — MRPEIAVLDIQGQYRVYTEFYRADAAQKTIILVNGSMATTASFAQTAKNLYPQFNVVLYDQPYAGKSKAHNRHEKMLTKEVEGQILLELIDHFAAEHVLSFSWGGAATLSALAHRPRRIEKAVISSFSPVLNAPMRDYLERGVDYLGSLDGDRVGHLVNSTIGKHLPPLFKRFNYRHVSSLAEHEYGQMRFHITDVLNSDQQCYINAAKKINVPVLFLNGEWDEYTSADDARLFANHVEHSTFSTLQATGHFLDMEHKAACRDSRNALMGFLTPEHHESRPRYSYVQSYHALAI; from the coding sequence ATGAGGCCAGAAATCGCTGTGCTGGATATACAGGGTCAGTATCGGGTTTACACGGAGTTCTATCGCGCAGACGCCGCACAAAAGACCATCATTCTGGTCAACGGCTCAATGGCCACCACCGCGTCGTTTGCACAGACCGCCAAAAACCTCTACCCGCAATTCAATGTCGTGCTGTACGACCAGCCCTACGCGGGCAAGTCCAAGGCCCACAATCGGCACGAGAAAATGCTGACGAAGGAGGTCGAAGGGCAGATCCTCCTGGAACTGATCGACCACTTCGCCGCCGAGCACGTGCTGTCGTTTTCCTGGGGTGGCGCCGCCACGCTGAGCGCCTTGGCCCACCGGCCACGACGCATCGAAAAAGCGGTGATCAGCTCGTTCTCGCCAGTGCTCAATGCGCCGATGCGCGACTACCTTGAACGCGGTGTGGATTACCTGGGCAGCCTGGACGGCGACCGTGTCGGGCACTTGGTCAACAGCACCATCGGCAAGCATTTGCCGCCACTGTTCAAGCGCTTCAACTATCGCCATGTCAGCAGTCTGGCCGAACATGAGTACGGGCAGATGCGCTTCCACATCACCGACGTGCTCAACAGCGACCAGCAGTGCTACATCAATGCGGCCAAGAAAATCAACGTACCGGTGCTGTTCCTGAACGGCGAATGGGACGAATACACCTCGGCCGACGATGCCAGGCTCTTCGCCAACCATGTCGAGCACAGCACCTTCAGCACACTGCAAGCCACCGGGCACTTCCTGGACATGGAACACAAAGCCGCCTGCCGCGACAGCCGCAACGCCTTGATGGGTTTCCTCACACCGGAACACCACGAAAGCCGACCGCGCTATAGCTATGTGCAGAGCTACCATGCACTGGCCATCTGA